The following is a genomic window from Prevotella sp. E13-17.
TTGCAGGCAGCCCATGTGGCCTATATGCAGGAAGACTATGACGAGATGGACAATCTGTGTCAGCAGGCCTTGGCGATAGATGAAACTCATTCACGCGTACATTATTTAATTGCTCAGGCTTGTGCAGGTCGTGGAGACGTGATTGGTGCCATCGCCAGGTTGACGAAGGCCATTGTGCTGGAACCCGACTTTGCTGATGCACGTCTGTTGCGTGCTCAAGTCCTGACCAAGATGGGAGAGGTGAAGGGAGCCAAGGAAGATGTCGATTGGCTGATGGCCCACAATGCCGATCATGAAGACGTGGTGCTGGCTGCTGCCCGACTGGCCCAAGCTGCTGGGCAAAGCTCTGAGGCGTTGAACTTGTATGACAAGCTGATAGACATGAACCCCTTCCATCTTGAAGCCTATCATGAGCGCGGTCGGCTGCGTTATGATGCAGGCGATAAGAAAGGTGCCGAGGAAGACATGCAGAAGGTGCTCGAATTGAACCCGAATGAGTTGGCCGACGTCAGCGGCGACTATTCTGCCGAAGGCGTAGAACAGCACATGAAACGCGTCTATTCAGCCATAAATCCATTTGGATTGTAAAAAAACTCGGAAAAAGTTTGGCTGTTTGACGAATTTGTTATACTTTTGCACCCGATAATTACAATTAGTAACAAAAATGACGAAATTTAATGCATACTTCTATTTTTATTATTACTTTACAAGCAATTGTGAAGCGGGTAGTCGTATGTAAAATTAAAGAATTGAAGAATTAAAAAATTTAATAAGGCCCCGCTTCACGAAGAGTGAAAGTGGGGCTTCCTTTTTAGAACATGAAAAGAATAGCGATACAAGGCATTACGGGGTCGTTTCACGACATAGCCGCCCATCAGTATTTCGAGGGCGAGCAGTTGCAGTTGATTTGTTGCAACACCTTTGAACAAGTGTTCGAGAGTGTGCGCCAGGATCCCACCGTCATTGGTATGGCAGCCATCGAGAACACCATAGCCGGTTCGCTGCTGCACAACTACGAGTTGCTGCGCGACAGTGGCACCACCGTGGTGGGCGAGCACAAGTTGCACATCACCCACTGCATCTGCTGTCTGCCCGAGGATGACTGGGACACCATCACCGAGGTGCACTCGCATCCCGTAGCTCTGATGCAGACGCGCCACTACCTGGAGCATCACCCCACGTTGCGCATCGTTGAAGGCGATGACACCGCTGGATCTGCCAAGATGATTGCCGAAGGACACCATCGCGGATGGGCTGCTATCTGTCATGCCGAAGCAGCCAAGCTCTATGGATTGAAAGTACTGGAAAACAGCATCGAGGACAACAAGCACAACTTCACCCGCTTCCTGGTGTGCTCCATGCCTCAGAAGGCCGACATGCTGCGCCCACTCGTAGAGAGCAACAAGGCCAGCATCGTCTTCTCGTTGCCCCACGAAGAGGGTTCGCTCTCGGCTGTGCTCGCCATCTTGTCGTTCTATAAGATAAATCTGACAAAAATCCAGTCGCTGCCCATCA
Proteins encoded in this region:
- a CDS encoding lipopolysaccharide assembly protein LapB, producing MGFWKMLLGGSTETPEEEKKSVEAKQFDLLKYDGVKAMRMGQFDYAVKCFREALKIQEDLEVRDYLSQALIHQGQLAEAVAELKALHQLAPDNVEVLLQAAHVAYMQEDYDEMDNLCQQALAIDETHSRVHYLIAQACAGRGDVIGAIARLTKAIVLEPDFADARLLRAQVLTKMGEVKGAKEDVDWLMAHNADHEDVVLAAARLAQAAGQSSEALNLYDKLIDMNPFHLEAYHERGRLRYDAGDKKGAEEDMQKVLELNPNELADVSGDYSAEGVEQHMKRVYSAINPFGL
- a CDS encoding prephenate dehydratase, which gives rise to MKRIAIQGITGSFHDIAAHQYFEGEQLQLICCNTFEQVFESVRQDPTVIGMAAIENTIAGSLLHNYELLRDSGTTVVGEHKLHITHCICCLPEDDWDTITEVHSHPVALMQTRHYLEHHPTLRIVEGDDTAGSAKMIAEGHHRGWAAICHAEAAKLYGLKVLENSIEDNKHNFTRFLVCSMPQKADMLRPLVESNKASIVFSLPHEEGSLSAVLAILSFYKINLTKIQSLPIIGKEWEYLFYVDVTYSDLTRYRQAVDAIIPLTRDLKILGEYRAI